One Novosphingobium sp. G106 DNA segment encodes these proteins:
- a CDS encoding glycoside hydrolase family 2 TIM barrel-domain containing protein: protein MASALVCAPLLPVLAQAPATSVHAPAQSARSVLPLADGWSFQYGVEGDGPVAPGFDDNGWERVSVPHSWNRIGEYALTRSGQHNQQGIGWYRRTVDSPAAAKGQRQYLDFAAVGKIADVWVNGVHIGQHKGAFARFRFDVTAQWRPGAANLIVVRADNSKPAVGSSTEDVIPLSGDFFLHGGIYREVSLVTADEVGIDLLDHGGPGVYARTSEVTEGQAFVEVVTRLRNNGSRPRRLTVVTRIADAAGAEVSSRSLVIPVKAGATAQAVPTLNVLKPHLWNGRADPYLYSVTAEVWDGKRLVDRVTQPLGIRTFRFDPNEGFFLNGQYLKLHGVSRHQDRPDKGWALTAADHAEDMAMIAEMGANTIRQAHYQHADQWTEEADRAGMVVWAELPYITTPSLRGGQGSPALWANAEEQLRELIRQDYNHPSIMMWSIGNEVDSAKGFGIKGDPPKPLALLQHLAKVAKEEDPKRPTTFADCCEDLGMMQTAGEQLAGTADLIGYNRYFGWYMPQPLKARPQLGAQMDRFHAKHPMLPISISEYGAGGATSQHSDNITAGFLNFMGRPQPEEFESFVHEENWPAIRERKFIFASWAWNMFDFASDLRDEGDSVDLNTKGLVTADRKIRKDAFYYYQAQWTDKPMIHLTGTRYAERAYPTMEVKAYSNAPRASLTVNGQALGEVACEDRICRWPDVALRAGPNEAVVSASTGPSDRATWTGPDAAKGLFVEAGDIAGHVVGGKRFGSDNFVTGGAPMLLNMGGFGGQRLGPPRQVQAQNPALYDYWREGNAFSYALPLPNGKWTVTIHTFEPRPATDPVTMTVTANGAVAVKALNVKEAAGGALKGISRSFPVRVKDGVLRLDFAGQGGRAVVAAIEVTK, encoded by the coding sequence TATGGCGTCGAAGGCGATGGCCCTGTGGCACCCGGGTTCGACGACAACGGGTGGGAACGCGTCTCGGTCCCGCATAGCTGGAACCGCATCGGCGAATATGCGCTGACGCGTTCGGGCCAGCACAACCAGCAGGGCATAGGCTGGTATCGCCGCACCGTGGACTCACCGGCGGCGGCCAAGGGACAGCGCCAGTATCTGGACTTCGCCGCGGTCGGCAAGATCGCCGACGTCTGGGTCAACGGCGTCCATATCGGCCAGCACAAGGGCGCATTCGCGCGCTTCCGCTTCGACGTGACCGCGCAGTGGAGGCCCGGCGCCGCCAACCTGATCGTCGTGCGCGCTGATAATTCCAAGCCTGCAGTCGGCAGTTCGACCGAGGACGTGATCCCGCTCTCGGGCGACTTCTTTCTGCATGGCGGCATCTACCGCGAGGTCTCGCTGGTCACCGCGGACGAGGTGGGGATCGACCTGCTCGATCACGGCGGCCCGGGCGTCTATGCGCGGACCTCCGAAGTGACCGAGGGCCAGGCTTTCGTCGAGGTCGTCACGCGGCTGCGCAACAACGGCAGCCGGCCGCGCAGGCTGACGGTCGTGACGAGGATCGCCGACGCCGCCGGGGCGGAAGTCTCTTCGCGCTCGCTGGTCATACCGGTCAAGGCCGGCGCGACGGCTCAGGCCGTGCCGACGCTCAACGTGTTGAAGCCGCACCTGTGGAACGGCCGCGCCGATCCCTATCTCTATTCGGTCACCGCGGAAGTCTGGGACGGTAAGCGGCTGGTCGACCGCGTCACCCAGCCGCTCGGCATCCGCACCTTCCGCTTCGATCCGAACGAGGGCTTCTTCCTCAACGGCCAGTACCTCAAGCTCCACGGCGTCTCGCGCCACCAGGACCGGCCCGACAAGGGCTGGGCGCTGACCGCGGCCGATCATGCCGAGGACATGGCGATGATCGCCGAGATGGGTGCCAACACGATCCGTCAGGCGCACTACCAGCACGCCGACCAGTGGACCGAGGAAGCCGACAGGGCCGGCATGGTCGTCTGGGCCGAGTTGCCCTACATCACCACGCCTTCGTTGCGCGGCGGGCAGGGCTCGCCGGCGCTCTGGGCCAATGCCGAGGAGCAGCTGCGCGAGTTGATCCGCCAGGACTACAACCACCCCTCGATCATGATGTGGTCGATCGGCAACGAAGTCGATTCGGCCAAGGGTTTCGGCATCAAGGGCGATCCGCCCAAGCCGCTGGCGCTACTCCAGCATCTCGCCAAGGTGGCCAAGGAAGAGGATCCGAAGCGGCCGACGACTTTCGCCGACTGCTGCGAGGATCTGGGCATGATGCAGACCGCCGGCGAGCAGCTTGCGGGCACGGCGGACCTGATCGGCTACAACCGTTATTTCGGCTGGTACATGCCGCAGCCCTTGAAGGCGCGCCCGCAGCTCGGCGCGCAGATGGACCGGTTCCATGCCAAGCATCCCATGCTGCCGATCTCGATTTCCGAATACGGCGCTGGTGGCGCCACCAGCCAGCACAGCGACAACATCACGGCCGGCTTCCTCAACTTCATGGGCCGCCCACAGCCCGAAGAGTTCGAGAGCTTCGTCCACGAGGAGAACTGGCCCGCGATCCGCGAACGCAAGTTCATCTTCGCGAGCTGGGCGTGGAACATGTTCGACTTCGCCAGCGACCTGCGCGACGAGGGCGACAGCGTCGATCTCAACACCAAGGGGCTCGTCACCGCCGATCGCAAGATCAGGAAGGACGCCTTCTACTATTACCAGGCGCAGTGGACCGATAAGCCGATGATCCACCTCACCGGCACGCGCTATGCCGAGCGCGCCTATCCGACGATGGAGGTCAAGGCCTACAGCAATGCCCCGCGCGCCAGCCTAACGGTCAACGGGCAGGCGCTGGGCGAAGTGGCCTGCGAAGACCGCATCTGCCGCTGGCCTGATGTCGCCTTGCGAGCGGGGCCGAACGAAGCAGTGGTGAGTGCGTCGACCGGGCCGAGCGACCGCGCGACCTGGACCGGGCCGGATGCGGCAAAGGGCCTGTTCGTCGAGGCGGGCGACATCGCCGGTCACGTCGTCGGTGGCAAGCGCTTCGGTTCGGACAACTTCGTCACCGGCGGCGCGCCCATGTTGCTCAACATGGGCGGCTTCGGCGGCCAGCGGCTCGGCCCGCCGCGCCAGGTCCAGGCGCAGAACCCGGCGCTCTACGACTATTGGCGTGAGGGTAACGCCTTCAGCTATGCCTTGCCCTTGCCGAACGGGAAATGGACGGTGACGATCCACACCTTCGAGCCGCGCCCCGCGACCGATCCGGTGACGATGACGGTTACGGCGAACGGCGCGGTGGCGGTGAAAGCGCTCAACGTGAAGGAAGCTGCCGGCGGCGCGCTCAAGGGCATTTCGCGCAGCTTCCCGGTGAGGGTGAAGGACGGCGTGCTGCGGTTAGATTTCGCCGGGCAGGGCGGCCGTGCCGTGGTCGCCGCGATCGAGGTGACCAAGTGA
- a CDS encoding sugar phosphate isomerase/epimerase yields MSLRRREVLRGGAALALLGSAAPVAGRSKAPLGLADITVLKELNRDYAGTLRAAAALGYTHFGFRLASYGGGNEPSPQDKAKMVRDAGLEVGVVRFPPVRADHDRLIAEAAGIGAKVIAMSAAPPFISRQLGVATRASFEAWLPELVALGAKCRAAGLIFAYHNHWWDVIPLEGGETPLDIILRSTSPTDVAIELDLAWAWYGGVAPLDLLARLGPRVASMHLKDIDRQLGKSTTDHAVVIGAGEMDYAALLPRIRRLTTAVGYIEVDSPPDGLAAAAAGARFFREHR; encoded by the coding sequence GTGAGCCTGCGCCGCCGCGAGGTTCTGCGCGGCGGCGCGGCGCTGGCGCTGTTGGGATCGGCGGCGCCTGTGGCCGGACGGAGCAAGGCGCCGCTCGGCCTTGCCGACATCACCGTCCTCAAGGAACTGAACCGCGACTATGCCGGCACGCTCAGAGCTGCGGCTGCGCTCGGCTACACCCATTTCGGCTTCCGCCTCGCGTCCTATGGCGGCGGCAATGAACCTTCGCCGCAGGACAAGGCGAAGATGGTGCGCGATGCCGGTCTAGAAGTCGGCGTCGTCCGCTTCCCGCCCGTGCGCGCCGACCACGATCGGCTGATCGCCGAAGCGGCCGGGATCGGGGCCAAGGTCATCGCGATGAGCGCGGCACCGCCGTTCATCTCGCGCCAGCTCGGCGTGGCGACGCGCGCGTCGTTCGAGGCCTGGCTGCCCGAACTGGTTGCGCTCGGTGCCAAGTGCCGCGCGGCCGGGCTGATTTTCGCCTATCATAACCACTGGTGGGACGTGATACCGCTCGAGGGCGGGGAAACGCCGCTCGACATCATCCTGCGGAGCACATCGCCGACCGATGTAGCGATCGAGCTCGATCTCGCCTGGGCCTGGTACGGCGGCGTCGCGCCGCTCGACCTGCTCGCTCGGCTGGGGCCGCGGGTGGCGTCGATGCATTTGAAGGATATCGACCGCCAGCTCGGCAAGAGCACCACCGATCATGCCGTGGTGATCGGCGCGGGCGAGATGGACTACGCTGCGCTGCTGCCGCGCATCCGCCGCCTGACCACGGCGGTTGGCTATATCGAAGTGGATTCGCCACCCGACGGACTGGCTGCGGCAGCGGCCGGCGCGCGGTTCTTCCGCGAACATCGCTGA
- a CDS encoding MFS transporter, whose translation MRPVKHLRWWIIGLVTLGTVLNYLARSTLSVAAPTLQAEFHMSTEQYSWVVLAFQASYTVMQTVAGSVLDALGTRLGFFLFAVGWALANMAHAFATGWPSLALFRGLLGATEAAAIPAGAKTVSEWFPPRERPLATSAFQMGTSLGNMVAPPLVAFCILWWGWQEAFLITGALSLVWAALWWFGFRSPAQHPRLSAEERTYIEAGRAEDDLGGKPATRAAVLKSRGFWAIAVPRFLAEPAWQTFNFFIPLYLVAVWKLDLKSIALWAWLPFLAADFGSLAAGLVPPVLMKRGASLVTSRKVTMTLGAICMIGPACIGLAGSPGAAIALFCVGGFAHQMLNGALVTLGTDLFDSQTVATATGMAGSAAWIGGMLFTFAIGRSADVFGYNPLFVALAALDLLAAAVLWSLLRTRPAESPRDA comes from the coding sequence ATGCGTCCGGTCAAGCACCTGCGCTGGTGGATCATCGGCCTCGTAACCTTGGGGACGGTGCTGAACTACCTGGCGCGCTCGACACTGTCGGTGGCGGCGCCGACGCTCCAGGCCGAATTCCACATGTCGACCGAGCAGTACAGCTGGGTCGTGCTGGCTTTCCAGGCTAGCTACACGGTGATGCAGACCGTGGCCGGCTCGGTGCTCGATGCGCTCGGCACCCGGCTCGGTTTCTTCCTCTTCGCGGTAGGCTGGGCGCTGGCCAACATGGCCCATGCCTTCGCAACCGGATGGCCGAGTCTCGCGCTGTTTCGCGGGCTGCTTGGCGCGACCGAAGCGGCGGCGATTCCGGCCGGAGCGAAGACCGTCTCCGAATGGTTTCCCCCGCGCGAGCGGCCGCTGGCGACGAGCGCCTTCCAGATGGGCACCAGCCTGGGTAATATGGTCGCGCCGCCGCTGGTCGCTTTCTGCATCCTCTGGTGGGGCTGGCAGGAGGCTTTCCTGATTACCGGGGCGCTGAGCCTTGTCTGGGCCGCGCTCTGGTGGTTCGGTTTCCGCAGCCCGGCCCAGCACCCGCGCCTGTCGGCCGAGGAACGTACCTACATCGAAGCCGGCCGCGCGGAGGACGATCTCGGCGGCAAGCCGGCGACCCGCGCGGCCGTGCTGAAATCGCGCGGTTTCTGGGCCATCGCCGTGCCGCGGTTCCTTGCCGAACCGGCCTGGCAGACGTTCAACTTCTTCATCCCGCTCTATCTCGTCGCGGTGTGGAAGCTCGACCTCAAATCGATCGCGCTTTGGGCCTGGCTGCCGTTCCTGGCGGCAGATTTCGGCTCGCTGGCGGCGGGGTTGGTGCCTCCGGTGCTGATGAAGCGCGGCGCTTCACTGGTCACCTCGCGCAAGGTGACGATGACCTTGGGGGCGATCTGCATGATCGGGCCGGCCTGTATCGGCCTCGCGGGATCGCCGGGCGCCGCCATCGCGCTGTTCTGTGTCGGCGGCTTCGCACACCAGATGCTCAACGGGGCGCTGGTGACTCTGGGCACGGACCTGTTCGACAGCCAGACCGTGGCGACCGCGACGGGCATGGCCGGCAGCGCGGCGTGGATCGGCGGCATGCTGTTTACTTTCGCGATCGGCAGGAGCGCCGACGTGTTCGGTTATAACCCGCTGTTCGTGGCGCTGGCGGCGCTCGACCTGCTGGCGGCGGCCGTGCTCTGGAGCCTGCTCAGGACCCGGCCGGCGGAATCGCCCCGGGACGCATGA
- a CDS encoding sugar kinase gives MARIVCVGEGMLELSRRGDDWQLGYGGDTLNTAIHLVRLGHDVAYLTALGADPFSQEMKAKWTAEGLDTSLVLTHPTRHAGLYAIDTDAAGERSFTYWRDTSAAREMFALEGSEAASAEASEADLLYFSLITLAILPPEGRDHLLALTERARKVAFDGNYRPRLWASQEEALATRNAAIAVADIGLPTLEDETALSNANDACEVAADWHRLGCRETLVKLGAEGALLPDGNVIEPERVLSPIDTSGAGDAFNAGYLSARLNGLSIDESARAGHALAGWTIMRPGAIPPAGS, from the coding sequence ATGGCCCGCATCGTCTGCGTCGGCGAAGGCATGCTCGAACTGTCGCGCCGGGGCGACGACTGGCAGCTCGGCTATGGCGGCGACACGCTCAACACCGCGATCCATCTGGTGCGGCTGGGCCATGACGTCGCCTACCTGACCGCGTTGGGCGCTGATCCGTTCAGCCAGGAGATGAAGGCCAAGTGGACAGCGGAGGGGCTCGATACTTCGCTGGTCCTGACCCATCCGACACGCCACGCCGGGCTCTACGCGATCGACACCGACGCGGCGGGCGAACGCAGCTTCACCTACTGGCGCGACACCAGCGCGGCGCGCGAAATGTTCGCGCTGGAGGGCAGCGAGGCGGCGAGCGCAGAGGCTTCTGAGGCGGATCTGCTCTACTTCTCGCTGATCACCCTGGCGATCCTGCCGCCCGAAGGACGCGACCACCTGCTCGCGCTGACCGAACGGGCGCGCAAAGTCGCCTTCGACGGCAACTACCGGCCCCGTCTTTGGGCAAGCCAGGAAGAGGCTCTCGCTACCCGCAATGCCGCGATCGCCGTTGCCGACATCGGCCTGCCGACGCTCGAAGACGAAACGGCACTGAGCAATGCGAACGATGCGTGCGAAGTGGCAGCCGATTGGCATCGTCTCGGATGCCGCGAAACCCTGGTCAAATTGGGCGCGGAAGGGGCGCTTCTACCTGATGGCAACGTCATCGAACCTGAGCGCGTTCTATCCCCGATCGACACCAGCGGCGCCGGCGATGCCTTCAACGCCGGCTATCTCTCCGCCCGCCTGAACGGCCTATCGATCGACGAGTCCGCCAGGGCCGGCCATGCGCTCGCCGGCTGGACGATCATGCGTCCCGGGGCGATTCCGCCGGCCGGGTCCTGA
- a CDS encoding FadR/GntR family transcriptional regulator, which yields MQDHAPRSSDRLYQDLARKLLEELAAGQHPVGSRLPAERELAQQHNVSRPTVREAIIALEVQGLVDVRIGSGAYVLRLPGKGDIPGFNITAFELTEARLLFEGEAASLAAMQITDEEIEEIEELVRNIARENQDPKGTDTADHAFHLAIARATRNNAVAETIEQLWNLRYTSPEAALLHEKARTANVKPVVEEHTAVVAALKARDPVAARAAMRAHLAAVLDSLLFATEEKAVQEARRAVAAKRARYAQATR from the coding sequence ATGCAGGATCACGCCCCCAGGTCGAGCGATCGACTTTATCAGGACCTCGCTCGCAAGCTCCTGGAAGAGCTGGCGGCCGGGCAACATCCCGTGGGGAGCCGCCTGCCGGCCGAGCGCGAACTGGCCCAGCAGCACAACGTGAGCCGGCCTACCGTGCGCGAAGCGATCATCGCCCTCGAAGTCCAGGGCTTGGTCGATGTGCGGATCGGCTCGGGCGCCTATGTGCTGCGGCTGCCCGGCAAGGGTGACATCCCCGGCTTCAACATTACCGCTTTCGAGCTGACCGAGGCGCGGCTGCTGTTCGAGGGCGAGGCCGCGTCGCTGGCCGCGATGCAGATCACCGATGAGGAAATCGAGGAGATCGAAGAGCTGGTGCGCAACATCGCGCGTGAGAACCAGGACCCCAAGGGCACCGATACGGCCGATCACGCCTTCCATCTCGCGATTGCCAGGGCGACGCGCAACAATGCCGTGGCCGAGACGATCGAGCAGCTCTGGAACTTGCGCTATACCTCGCCCGAGGCGGCGCTGCTGCACGAAAAGGCGCGTACCGCCAACGTGAAGCCGGTGGTGGAGGAGCATACCGCGGTTGTCGCCGCGCTTAAGGCGCGCGATCCAGTGGCGGCGCGCGCCGCGATGCGCGCGCACCTTGCCGCCGTGCTCGACAGCCTGCTTTTCGCAACCGAAGAGAAGGCGGTGCAGGAGGCGCGCCGCGCCGTCGCCGCCAAGCGCGCACGCTATGCCCAGGCGACGCGCTGA
- the uxaC gene encoding glucuronate isomerase yields the protein MPRRLKLYPDRLFPADPEIRAIARELHAEVAGLPIVSPHGHTDPAWFAENAPFGNASELLLIPDHYVFRMLYSQGVPLEALGIGNSGADPRQAWRLFAARYHLFRGTPSRIWLDWVFAEAFGLEVRLDAETSDHYYDAITEALTTEAFRPRALFDRYGIEVIATTESPLDPLDHHRAIRVENGRPGGWQGRVVTAYRPDPVVDPEFEGFRGNLLRFSELTGEDCLSWRGYLAAHHKRRAYFAEMGATSTDHGHPTAQTADLAPGEAEALFRKVSAGEFTPADAELFRAQMLTEMAAMSLADGLVMQLHPGSFRNHNAAVFAQFGRDKGADIPTRTDYVHALKPLLDRFGNERDFRLILFTLDESAYARELAPLAGHYPCLRLGPAWWFHDSPEGMRRFRRMTTETAGFYNTVGFNDDTRAFLSIPARHDVARRIDCGFLAELVAEHRIEDWEAAELARGLAYDLVKQAYRL from the coding sequence GTGCCCCGCCGTCTCAAGCTTTATCCGGATCGGTTGTTCCCGGCCGATCCCGAGATCCGCGCGATCGCGCGCGAGCTCCATGCCGAAGTCGCAGGGCTGCCGATCGTCAGTCCGCACGGTCACACCGATCCGGCATGGTTCGCCGAGAACGCCCCTTTCGGCAATGCCAGCGAACTGCTGCTCATCCCCGATCACTACGTTTTCCGCATGCTCTATTCGCAGGGCGTGCCACTCGAAGCGCTAGGCATAGGCAACAGCGGGGCCGACCCGCGCCAAGCTTGGCGGCTGTTCGCGGCGCGCTATCACCTGTTCCGCGGCACGCCTTCGCGTATCTGGCTCGACTGGGTTTTCGCCGAGGCTTTCGGCCTGGAGGTGCGGCTCGATGCCGAGACTTCCGATCACTACTACGATGCGATCACGGAGGCCTTGACGACCGAGGCTTTCCGCCCGCGCGCGCTGTTCGACCGCTACGGCATCGAGGTGATCGCGACCACCGAAAGCCCGCTAGATCCACTCGATCATCACCGGGCCATTCGGGTCGAGAACGGGAGGCCCGGCGGCTGGCAGGGCAGGGTGGTGACCGCCTACCGTCCCGATCCAGTGGTCGATCCTGAATTCGAAGGATTCCGGGGCAATCTGCTGCGCTTTTCCGAGCTTACCGGCGAGGATTGTCTGTCCTGGCGGGGCTACCTCGCCGCGCACCACAAGCGCCGGGCCTATTTCGCCGAAATGGGCGCCACTTCGACCGATCACGGCCATCCCACGGCACAGACTGCCGACCTGGCGCCGGGCGAAGCCGAAGCCCTGTTCCGCAAGGTCTCGGCCGGTGAGTTTACCCCTGCCGACGCAGAACTGTTTCGCGCGCAGATGCTGACCGAGATGGCCGCGATGAGCCTTGCCGACGGATTGGTCATGCAGCTTCATCCGGGCTCGTTCCGCAACCACAACGCAGCGGTTTTTGCGCAGTTCGGGCGCGACAAGGGCGCCGACATTCCCACGCGCACCGACTACGTCCACGCGCTGAAGCCGCTGCTCGATCGCTTCGGCAACGAGCGCGATTTCCGGCTGATCCTCTTCACTCTCGACGAAAGTGCCTATGCGCGCGAGCTGGCGCCGCTGGCAGGGCACTATCCCTGCCTGCGCCTCGGTCCGGCCTGGTGGTTCCACGACAGTCCCGAAGGCATGCGCCGCTTCCGCCGCATGACCACCGAGACTGCGGGATTCTACAATACCGTCGGCTTCAACGACGACACGCGTGCCTTCCTTTCGATCCCCGCCCGCCACGATGTCGCGCGCCGGATCGATTGCGGATTCCTGGCCGAGCTGGTCGCCGAGCATCGGATCGAGGACTGGGAGGCGGCCGAGCTGGCGCGGGGCCTGGCCTACGACCTGGTCAAGCAGGCCTATCGCCTGTGA
- a CDS encoding mannitol dehydrogenase family protein, with product MRLSQETLDQLSPAVSRFGYDRAKQAVGIVHLGIGAFHRAHQAWYTDAAMDQGCRDWMIAGVSFRSRDAAVMLCPQDGLFTVAERSGEGTAYRLIGSVRNVVPSTGVRPQAPALIAASPTRIVSLTITEKGYCRLPDGKLDQVRAAAPASIYPALIDGLRRRRQAKLGGVTILSCDNLAGNGAQLARLVQDYCGCHDAELGGWIAAECSFPSTMVDRIVPATTSLDLMQIERFLGLRDAAAVVTEPFSQWVIEDRFAAGRPAWEKVGVELVQDVAPYETAKLRMLNGAHSALAYLGLAQGHAFVHEAVADPAIRPLIERLMRQEAAESLSPADGQDLEAYADSLLARFANSQLRHQLSQIAMDGSQKIKQRWLETLACHQREARQCPAILTAVAAWLRHVRGDNGMVDDPMANELRAVWQREGAGGIVDRLFGEGGLMASAWRPSPADREFVIDRIAAPTRA from the coding sequence GTGAGGCTCAGCCAGGAGACGCTCGACCAGCTATCGCCCGCGGTATCGCGCTTCGGTTACGACCGTGCAAAGCAGGCTGTCGGTATCGTCCATCTGGGCATCGGCGCGTTCCATCGGGCGCACCAAGCCTGGTACACCGACGCTGCGATGGATCAGGGATGCCGCGACTGGATGATCGCCGGGGTTTCCTTCCGATCTCGCGATGCCGCCGTCATGTTGTGCCCGCAGGACGGCCTCTTCACCGTCGCCGAGCGGTCGGGTGAGGGGACCGCCTACCGCCTGATCGGATCGGTCCGCAACGTCGTGCCGTCGACCGGTGTCCGGCCGCAGGCGCCGGCCTTGATCGCCGCTTCGCCCACCCGGATCGTGAGCCTGACGATCACCGAGAAAGGCTATTGTCGCTTGCCCGACGGGAAGCTCGATCAGGTTCGGGCGGCCGCACCGGCAAGCATCTACCCGGCCCTGATCGACGGCCTCCGCCGCCGCCGCCAGGCGAAGCTCGGCGGGGTGACGATCCTGTCCTGCGACAATCTTGCCGGCAATGGCGCGCAACTGGCTCGGCTGGTCCAGGACTATTGCGGGTGCCACGATGCCGAACTGGGGGGCTGGATCGCGGCCGAGTGCAGCTTTCCTTCGACCATGGTGGACCGCATCGTGCCTGCGACCACGTCGCTCGATCTGATGCAGATCGAGCGTTTCCTGGGCCTGCGCGATGCAGCGGCGGTGGTGACCGAGCCGTTCAGCCAATGGGTGATCGAGGATCGCTTCGCGGCCGGCCGACCAGCCTGGGAGAAAGTGGGCGTCGAACTGGTGCAGGACGTCGCGCCTTATGAAACCGCCAAACTGCGCATGCTCAATGGCGCGCATTCGGCGCTGGCCTATCTCGGGCTCGCGCAGGGACATGCCTTCGTGCACGAGGCGGTGGCCGATCCCGCGATCCGGCCCCTGATCGAGCGCCTGATGCGGCAGGAAGCCGCGGAGAGCCTGAGCCCGGCTGATGGCCAGGATCTCGAGGCCTATGCCGACTCCCTGCTCGCGCGTTTTGCCAATTCGCAGCTTCGTCACCAGCTGAGCCAGATCGCCATGGATGGCAGCCAGAAGATCAAGCAGCGATGGCTCGAGACCCTGGCCTGTCATCAGCGCGAAGCGCGTCAGTGTCCGGCAATCCTCACCGCCGTGGCAGCCTGGCTTCGGCATGTCCGCGGCGATAACGGCATGGTCGACGATCCGATGGCCAATGAACTGAGAGCGGTTTGGCAACGCGAAGGAGCCGGCGGCATCGTTGACAGGCTGTTCGGTGAAGGAGGCCTCATGGCCTCGGCGTGGCGGCCTTCGCCGGCGGATCGAGAGTTCGTGATTGATCGGATCGCTGCACCGACGAGGGCGTAA